A single Triticum dicoccoides isolate Atlit2015 ecotype Zavitan chromosome 2A, WEW_v2.0, whole genome shotgun sequence DNA region contains:
- the LOC119359595 gene encoding disease resistance protein RGA5-like, translating to MRTEMVIRIQISSEKGHSKAIKVAAAVTGVESVTIAGEDKNLLLVIGAGVDSNRLTEKLRRKVGHAEVVELRTVDDDDFAGEYHPYRYHPSPSPYKHVTARDMYYTGSYPPQQHSGSGRDHYHNAGSYPPTTGGRDYYSYGGGGGGGGGGGGGYPAQYQQQGYYYPQQPAANMHTVVHHGYSDDANSCSIM from the exons ATGAGG ACGGAGATGGTCATCAGGATCCAGATCAGCTCTGAGAAGGGCCATTCCAAGGCTATCAAGGTGGCTGCTGCGGTCACCG GGGTGGAGTCTGTCACGATCGCCGGCGAGGACAAGAACCTGCTGCTGGTCATCGGCGCCGGGGTCGACTCCAACCGCCTCACCGAGAAGCTGCGCCGGAAGGTGGGCCACGCGGAGGTGGTGGAGCTGCGCACCGTCGACGACGACGacttcgccggcgagtaccacccgTACCGCTACCACCCGAGCCCGAGCCCGTACAAGCATGTGACCGCGCGCGACATGTACTACACGGGGAGCTACCCGCCGCAGCAGCACTCCGGGAGCGGTCGGGACCACTACCACAACGCCGGCTCGTACCCTCCGACAACGGGCGGGCGAGACTactacagctacggcggcggcggcggcggcggcggcggtggcggtggcggctacCCGGCACAGTACCAGCAGCAGGGTTACTACTACCCGCAGCAGCCGGCGGCGAACATGCACACGGTGGTGCACCATGGGTACTCGGATGACGCCAACAGCTGCTCCATCATGTAG